In one window of Vibrio sp. JC009 DNA:
- a CDS encoding ATP-binding cassette domain-containing protein, with translation MSEILRIEDLKQYFTSGGGVFKKGYTVKAVDGVSLHVNRGETLGLVGESGCGKSTLGRTLLKLYEPTDGKIFFEGTDITGLSTKEMRPLRKDMQIIFQDPLESLNQRHTVGMIIEEPFIIHKLGSKEERKIWVAELLEKVGLPASSANRYPHEFSGGQRQRIGIARAIALKPKLLICDESVSALDVSVQAQILNLLLKLQQEMNLAIIFISHDLSVVRHVSDRVAVMYFGKIVEYGSVQEIFDNPQADYTKTLLAAIPVSHPKNRRRK, from the coding sequence ATGAGTGAAATTTTAAGAATCGAAGACCTAAAACAGTACTTTACCTCTGGTGGCGGTGTGTTTAAAAAAGGCTACACGGTTAAAGCGGTAGATGGTGTTTCTCTGCATGTTAACCGGGGTGAGACTTTGGGGCTTGTTGGGGAATCGGGTTGTGGAAAAAGCACGCTTGGCAGAACCCTGCTTAAGCTCTACGAGCCAACAGATGGAAAAATCTTTTTTGAAGGGACGGATATTACCGGATTGAGCACAAAAGAGATGCGGCCCCTGCGCAAAGATATGCAGATAATATTTCAGGATCCTCTTGAGTCACTGAACCAGCGTCATACCGTGGGAATGATAATCGAGGAACCTTTTATTATTCATAAACTGGGCAGTAAGGAAGAGCGAAAAATCTGGGTTGCGGAACTGCTGGAAAAAGTTGGATTACCGGCAAGTTCTGCCAACCGGTATCCGCATGAGTTTTCAGGTGGTCAGAGGCAGAGAATTGGCATTGCCAGAGCGATAGCCCTGAAACCTAAACTGCTTATATGTGATGAGTCCGTTTCGGCCCTTGATGTTTCTGTGCAGGCGCAGATCCTGAATTTATTGTTAAAACTGCAGCAGGAGATGAATCTGGCGATTATTTTTATCTCACACGATCTGTCCGTTGTCCGTCATGTTTCTGACAGAGTTGCGGTAATGTATTTCGGTAAAATCGTTGAATACGGAAGCGTTCAGGAAATCTTTGACAACCCGCAGGCGGATTACACGAAAACCTTACTAGCTGCCATTCCTGTTTCTCACCCCAAGAATCGCCGGAGAAAATAA
- a CDS encoding response regulator has protein sequence MNKYLILCVDDEREVLDSVVQDLSDFEDDFIIEGAESVAEAREVIEENEDDDVKLALILCDHIMPQETGISFLIELNKEEKTKPAKKLLLTGQADLEDTIQAVNNASLDFYIAKPWKGEELVNNVVQQLTSYMIENEEDLMPWGRILDTERIFNAIADRRNQFGE, from the coding sequence ATGAATAAATATCTCATACTTTGTGTAGATGATGAACGTGAGGTTTTGGACAGTGTTGTGCAAGATCTTTCCGACTTTGAAGACGACTTTATTATCGAAGGCGCCGAATCTGTGGCGGAAGCCCGCGAAGTTATCGAGGAAAATGAAGATGATGACGTAAAATTGGCGCTTATCCTCTGTGACCATATTATGCCCCAGGAGACCGGCATCAGCTTCCTGATTGAATTAAACAAAGAAGAGAAAACCAAACCCGCCAAAAAACTGCTTCTTACCGGTCAGGCCGATCTGGAAGACACCATACAGGCGGTAAACAACGCCAGTCTGGACTTTTACATTGCCAAACCCTGGAAAGGTGAAGAGCTGGTCAACAATGTAGTGCAGCAACTCACCAGCTATATGATTGAAAATGAAGAAGATCTTATGCCATGGGGACGAATTCTGGATACCGAGCGGATCTTTAATGCGATTGCGGACAGACGGAATCAGTTTGGGGAGTAA
- a CDS encoding ATP-binding protein encodes MNPYVLLYLDNDPVSVELLRTELASLSSHFDIYCIDSPEEAEQTIEYLQEQNQTVAMAIATSSQEFNGADFLIHLEQSSHTKNARKVLVSDGEDIETILAAVNEGSLDHCLTQPLKEHALLETAIKELTSFILSIAQEDWLRYSSVLDQSRILSAHIEHKLTSFRTGFIHDFHELSDTYLADHFIGELLEFFAEQDETRACRTYSVDHLLTVEGEPNEFLWFIVEGEVALYKLDDLGVQREVVRHAKGNIVGGMSFVTGENSFSTAITLTRTKVIKLDKEVFSQVMRSNSELLPLFTNLLLRHFNRRLQRSINTKLELQKTLESLESAHQQLIEREKMAMLGQLVAGVAHELNNPVAAILRGADTLTAKIDELIHSPLPESHQELGANILKESLESRPMSTSEIRQHTKNIVSDVGDKQLAKKIVQLNLHHDLREVLQLGKELGNLSESITGLEKYYIAGSTLRSIRVCAKRIADMVKSLKGYARQDDEVMHVVDIHEGIEDTLVIFENKLKRHQVIKEYHPIPNILCLSNALQQVWTNLVSNAIDAFPEQGCLKITSEQAMKEDMLYAKITFEDNGHGIPQEQVDKIFELNYTTKKEGNFGLGIGLSVCQQILAHHNGWIEVESEPEQFTKMIVWLPFQQANPLVQQ; translated from the coding sequence GTGAATCCATACGTATTGCTCTATTTAGATAACGACCCTGTATCTGTTGAACTATTAAGAACAGAGCTGGCATCGCTTTCCTCGCATTTTGATATCTACTGCATAGATTCACCTGAAGAGGCAGAGCAGACCATTGAGTACCTTCAGGAGCAGAACCAGACTGTTGCCATGGCTATTGCCACCTCAAGTCAGGAGTTTAATGGTGCGGATTTTTTGATTCACCTGGAACAGTCCTCACATACAAAAAATGCCAGAAAGGTGCTGGTCAGCGATGGTGAAGACATTGAGACCATTCTGGCAGCCGTAAACGAAGGCAGCCTGGATCACTGTCTAACTCAGCCACTAAAAGAGCATGCCCTGCTTGAAACCGCCATCAAAGAGTTGACAAGCTTTATTCTGAGCATTGCTCAGGAAGACTGGCTTCGCTACAGTTCGGTTTTGGATCAGTCCCGTATCCTCAGCGCTCATATAGAGCATAAGCTAACCTCATTCAGGACCGGATTTATTCACGATTTCCATGAGCTTAGTGACACCTACCTTGCTGACCATTTTATCGGTGAACTGCTGGAGTTTTTCGCTGAACAGGATGAAACACGAGCCTGCCGAACCTATTCTGTTGATCACCTGCTGACTGTGGAAGGAGAGCCGAACGAATTTCTCTGGTTTATCGTTGAAGGTGAAGTGGCTCTTTATAAGCTGGATGACCTGGGTGTGCAGCGCGAGGTAGTCCGCCACGCCAAAGGCAATATTGTCGGTGGTATGTCCTTTGTGACCGGAGAAAACTCATTTTCTACCGCAATTACCCTAACCAGAACGAAAGTGATTAAGCTTGATAAGGAAGTATTTTCACAGGTTATGCGCTCCAACAGTGAGCTTCTTCCTCTGTTTACCAACCTTCTTTTGCGCCACTTTAACCGTAGGCTGCAGCGGAGCATCAATACCAAACTGGAGCTACAAAAAACGCTGGAATCTCTTGAGTCAGCTCATCAGCAACTGATAGAAAGGGAAAAGATGGCCATGCTGGGCCAGCTTGTTGCCGGTGTTGCCCATGAACTGAATAACCCGGTAGCCGCCATCCTGCGCGGAGCCGATACCCTGACAGCTAAAATTGATGAACTGATACACTCTCCACTTCCTGAATCTCATCAGGAGCTGGGAGCGAATATCCTGAAAGAGTCGCTTGAATCACGGCCTATGTCCACATCAGAAATACGTCAGCATACCAAAAACATTGTGTCTGATGTGGGAGATAAACAGTTGGCGAAGAAGATAGTGCAACTAAACCTGCATCACGATCTTCGGGAAGTTTTGCAACTGGGTAAAGAGCTCGGAAACCTTAGTGAAAGTATCACCGGGCTGGAAAAATACTATATTGCCGGCTCGACTCTGAGGTCGATCCGGGTCTGTGCAAAACGTATCGCGGACATGGTGAAAAGCTTGAAAGGCTACGCCCGTCAGGATGACGAAGTGATGCATGTGGTGGATATTCATGAAGGCATTGAAGATACGCTGGTTATCTTTGAAAACAAACTGAAAAGGCATCAGGTTATTAAGGAGTACCACCCTATTCCAAATATACTTTGTCTGTCCAATGCGCTTCAGCAAGTCTGGACTAATCTGGTGTCCAATGCCATCGATGCCTTTCCGGAGCAGGGCTGCCTGAAAATAACCTCTGAGCAGGCGATGAAGGAGGATATGCTCTACGCTAAGATAACCTTTGAAGACAACGGCCACGGTATCCCGCAGGAGCAGGTAGATAAAATTTTCGAGCTTAACTATACAACGAAAAAAGAAGGAAACTTCGGACTTGGTATCGGCCTGTCCGTTTGTCAGCAGATTCTGGCTCATCACAACGGATGGATTGAAGTCGAGTCAGAGCCTGAGCAGTTTACTAAAATGATTGTTTGGCTTCCGTTTCAGCAAGCCAACCCTCTTGTTCAACAGTGA
- a CDS encoding DUF945 family protein: protein MKDLKKYGAIGGAIVLVAIWPLAVGQIAQKVLHDGVAKIDDANLNATVVDYDRGYLSSVATSRYKLTDPVLIEQFQIDGIPTEITVKHEIKHGLLGIDAVSKPVSMPQLPLVLYSHSQLNGNTEFNLDIAHLNFQDPNTLGGSVSVARSQISGKASVLGELDYSFDFPSVQVKFDTGESLSFTEFTGSGKGKKLNGLWFGEHGANLKEISMENPAHVSLVYGSNLNYQFASSVTESESGSRVQTNHQIAAKAFKSGGDLIENLNIDFTLGDLDAEAFGSLATIFYSSGEMDNATINQSAQHIDTLFDKGFMLSMNQMKLNLGEGVFDSKWSLAVPQGTSNVTQNIMGVIPVLTGKMDTFISNELVDGYPAIQQGIDELVIMEMVKPVDKGYQMAAVVEDGNIVFESGQKVPLLQLLFSFFAM from the coding sequence ATGAAGGATTTAAAGAAATACGGTGCTATCGGCGGGGCCATTGTGCTGGTGGCAATCTGGCCGCTGGCGGTTGGTCAGATTGCGCAGAAGGTGCTGCATGATGGTGTGGCTAAAATTGACGATGCCAATCTGAATGCGACAGTGGTTGATTATGACAGAGGGTATCTCTCGTCTGTCGCAACCTCCCGCTACAAGCTTACCGATCCTGTTTTGATAGAGCAGTTTCAGATTGATGGTATCCCGACTGAAATTACGGTAAAGCATGAAATTAAACACGGATTGCTTGGTATTGACGCCGTATCCAAACCTGTCAGCATGCCGCAGTTGCCTCTCGTTCTTTATTCTCACAGCCAGTTAAATGGTAATACTGAATTTAATCTGGATATTGCTCACCTGAATTTTCAGGATCCCAATACGCTTGGCGGCTCTGTTTCTGTTGCACGGTCTCAAATTTCAGGTAAAGCGTCAGTACTTGGGGAGCTGGACTATAGCTTCGATTTCCCCTCTGTTCAGGTAAAATTTGACACTGGTGAGTCACTCTCTTTTACCGAGTTTACCGGTTCAGGCAAAGGCAAGAAGCTAAATGGCCTGTGGTTTGGAGAGCACGGGGCTAACCTGAAAGAAATCTCAATGGAAAACCCGGCGCATGTAAGCCTTGTTTATGGCAGCAATCTTAACTATCAGTTTGCTTCATCGGTTACAGAATCAGAGTCAGGAAGCCGGGTGCAGACCAATCATCAGATTGCAGCTAAGGCTTTCAAATCAGGTGGTGACTTAATTGAGAACCTGAATATTGACTTTACGCTTGGCGATTTAGACGCAGAGGCATTTGGCAGTCTGGCTACTATTTTCTACAGCAGCGGTGAAATGGATAATGCGACTATCAATCAGTCGGCACAGCATATCGACACCCTGTTTGATAAAGGCTTTATGCTATCCATGAATCAGATGAAGCTGAATCTGGGTGAGGGGGTGTTTGATTCAAAATGGTCTCTGGCTGTGCCGCAGGGCACTTCAAACGTGACCCAGAATATCATGGGCGTTATTCCGGTATTAACCGGTAAAATGGATACATTTATTTCAAACGAACTGGTTGATGGCTATCCCGCCATCCAGCAGGGAATTGATGAGCTGGTTATTATGGAGATGGTAAAACCAGTTGATAAAGGGTATCAGATGGCAGCGGTAGTTGAGGACGGAAATATTGTTTTTGAAAGTGGTCAAAAAGTGCCCCTGTTGCAACTTTTGTTCTCGTTTTTCGCGATGTAA
- the serC gene encoding 3-phosphoserine/phosphohydroxythreonine transaminase, whose amino-acid sequence METIYNFSAGPAALPKPVMEKAQSELIDWNGLGTSVMEISHRSKEFIKVADEAEQDLRDLLNIPDNYKVLFCQGGARAQFAAVPMNLLGGAKTATYIDGGYWAESAIAEAKKYCDPDVFVAKTEVEGKTAILPSTEWKIADDAAYVHFCPNETIDGIEINDLPVTDKPIVADMSSTILSREIDVSKYGVIYAGAQKNIGPAGIAIAIVRDDLLDLASDVLPSILNYKVLAEKDSMFNTPPTFAWYLSGLVFKWLKELGGVQAIEKQNREKAALLYDYIDQSPFYKNGVHPENRSLMNVPFQLAKPELDAKFLELADKAGLKALKGHRAVGGMRASIYNAMPVEGVAALVDFMREFESEYA is encoded by the coding sequence ATGGAAACGATATATAACTTTAGTGCAGGTCCTGCAGCACTGCCAAAGCCGGTAATGGAAAAGGCGCAGTCAGAACTTATTGACTGGAACGGTTTGGGTACTTCCGTGATGGAAATCAGTCACCGCAGCAAAGAGTTTATCAAGGTTGCTGATGAAGCAGAGCAGGACTTAAGAGATCTTCTGAATATTCCTGACAATTACAAAGTACTTTTCTGTCAGGGCGGGGCTCGTGCACAGTTTGCCGCAGTACCTATGAACCTGCTGGGCGGCGCAAAAACAGCAACTTATATTGATGGCGGTTACTGGGCAGAAAGCGCCATCGCAGAAGCGAAAAAGTACTGTGATCCGGATGTATTTGTGGCAAAAACTGAGGTTGAAGGTAAAACGGCCATTCTGCCTTCAACAGAGTGGAAGATCGCTGACGATGCGGCTTACGTACACTTCTGCCCGAATGAAACCATTGACGGTATTGAGATTAATGACCTGCCGGTAACAGACAAGCCGATTGTTGCTGATATGTCTTCGACCATTCTTTCTCGTGAAATTGATGTCTCTAAATATGGCGTAATCTATGCGGGTGCTCAGAAAAACATCGGCCCTGCGGGTATCGCTATTGCTATTGTACGGGACGATCTGCTTGATCTTGCATCTGATGTGCTGCCTAGCATACTGAACTACAAGGTTCTGGCTGAAAAAGACTCTATGTTCAACACGCCGCCAACCTTTGCCTGGTACCTTTCTGGCCTGGTGTTTAAGTGGCTGAAAGAACTGGGTGGGGTACAAGCGATTGAGAAGCAAAACCGTGAGAAAGCGGCGCTTCTTTATGACTACATTGATCAGTCTCCTTTCTACAAAAACGGTGTTCACCCTGAAAACCGCTCACTGATGAATGTGCCTTTCCAGCTGGCTAAACCCGAACTTGATGCCAAATTCCTTGAACTTGCAGACAAAGCGGGGCTAAAAGCGTTAAAAGGCCATAGAGCTGTTGGTGGTATGCGTGCCTCTATTTACAACGCAATGCCGGTAGAAGGCGTTGCTGCACTTGTTGACTTTATGCGTGAGTTTGAGTCGGAATACGCATAA
- a CDS encoding bacteriohemerythrin, producing MANLIPWSDDYAIGVDEVDQQHKYLFDLINEVLQSNEDEKLKSSLLKLYRYTREHFRAEEALMERAGYPQYEQHKEMHNLLILKLNDSSTETMNNPSRRDALDEFLTSWLVKHILEKDMDIGRFMQENKSASERV from the coding sequence ATGGCTAATTTAATTCCATGGTCTGATGATTATGCAATTGGTGTTGATGAGGTGGATCAGCAGCACAAGTACTTATTTGATTTGATTAATGAGGTTCTTCAGAGCAACGAAGATGAAAAACTGAAATCCTCATTGCTGAAATTGTACCGGTATACCAGAGAACATTTTCGCGCTGAAGAGGCATTGATGGAGAGGGCAGGTTATCCTCAATATGAGCAGCATAAGGAAATGCATAATCTTCTGATACTCAAGCTAAACGACAGCTCAACCGAGACGATGAATAACCCATCGCGACGGGATGCGCTCGACGAATTTTTAACCAGTTGGCTTGTGAAGCATATTCTTGAGAAAGACATGGATATAGGCCGGTTTATGCAAGAGAACAAATCTGCTTCCGAACGGGTTTGA
- the cydC gene encoding cysteine/glutathione ABC transporter ATP-binding protein/permease CydC, whose product MRDLLPFLKLYKKHWFGLSLGMLLALLTLFASIGLLTLSGWFISAAAVAGLTIAKESFNYMLPGGGVRGFAIGRTAGRWGERVVSHNETFKLLTALRVYFFKKLAPLVPGKVSGLRDGDILNRLVADVDAMDHVYLRLVSPVVTGTLGIIVLTAFLCAFDLQLGLTLGAILLALLLLWPVVFYKLGKRNGSELTHHKSDLRVSALDWLQGHSELVLFGAEERYHNAILDTQKKLLSNQFVNANLTGIASALLMLANGWALTLILWLAADGIGGNQPDPFIAMFAFATMASFELLMPIAGAFQHLGQTLTSARRLNEITQATPDVIFPEGGDLKQSEHSIEFKDIEFSYPDADSQAIKGISLTIEAKNRVAILGQTGSGKSTLLQLLCRYWDVQSGSISVAGTPITEISENVLRNKISVVSQRVDILNGSLRENLSIAKPEVTDSELKELLAKVGLEKLTEDKGLDEWLGDGGRQLSGGEKRRIGIARAILHNAPILLLDEPTEGLDKKTEHQITELFDQHFEDKTVLFITHRLVNLHKMDNICLIEEGRIIEQGNHLELMAQQGRYFQLNQTL is encoded by the coding sequence ATGCGTGATTTACTGCCTTTTCTGAAGCTGTATAAAAAACACTGGTTCGGGCTTTCGCTTGGAATGCTTCTGGCTTTGCTGACCCTGTTCGCCTCTATTGGTCTGTTGACGCTTTCAGGTTGGTTTATTTCTGCGGCCGCAGTAGCCGGGCTGACTATTGCAAAAGAGTCCTTTAACTATATGCTGCCCGGTGGCGGTGTCCGTGGCTTTGCTATCGGCCGTACTGCTGGACGCTGGGGTGAGCGGGTTGTCAGTCACAACGAAACCTTTAAGCTGCTGACAGCGCTGCGGGTTTATTTCTTTAAGAAACTGGCACCGCTTGTTCCGGGTAAAGTCTCAGGGCTTCGTGACGGCGATATTCTGAACCGTCTGGTTGCAGATGTGGATGCCATGGACCATGTCTATCTGCGCCTTGTCAGCCCGGTAGTCACCGGAACCCTGGGCATTATCGTATTAACGGCCTTTCTTTGCGCCTTTGATCTGCAGTTAGGTTTAACGCTGGGTGCAATACTGTTAGCACTTCTTCTGCTCTGGCCGGTTGTTTTCTACAAGCTCGGCAAGCGAAATGGTTCTGAGCTTACTCACCATAAATCCGATTTACGGGTTTCCGCACTGGACTGGCTTCAGGGTCACAGCGAGCTGGTACTGTTTGGCGCAGAAGAGCGTTACCACAACGCCATACTGGACACCCAGAAAAAGCTACTGAGCAATCAGTTTGTGAATGCCAACCTGACAGGTATTGCCAGTGCCCTGCTTATGCTGGCAAACGGCTGGGCGCTGACACTGATCCTCTGGCTGGCGGCTGACGGTATCGGTGGAAACCAGCCGGATCCGTTTATCGCTATGTTTGCATTTGCCACTATGGCCAGCTTTGAGCTGCTAATGCCGATCGCAGGTGCCTTCCAGCACTTGGGACAAACACTGACATCCGCACGACGTCTGAATGAAATCACTCAGGCAACGCCAGATGTGATTTTCCCTGAAGGCGGCGATTTAAAGCAGAGCGAGCACAGCATTGAATTCAAAGATATTGAATTTAGTTACCCAGATGCAGATAGCCAGGCGATTAAAGGGATTAGTCTCACTATCGAAGCAAAAAACAGAGTGGCGATTCTGGGCCAGACCGGCTCAGGTAAATCTACCCTGCTTCAGCTTTTATGTCGGTACTGGGATGTGCAGTCCGGCAGCATTTCTGTTGCTGGCACACCAATTACTGAAATCAGTGAAAATGTGCTCAGAAACAAGATCTCTGTCGTCAGTCAGCGCGTTGATATTCTTAACGGCTCGCTGCGGGAAAACCTCTCCATCGCCAAGCCGGAAGTAACCGATTCCGAACTTAAAGAGCTACTGGCAAAGGTGGGGCTTGAAAAACTGACAGAAGATAAAGGCCTTGATGAGTGGCTGGGAGATGGTGGCCGTCAGCTTTCCGGTGGCGAAAAACGCCGGATCGGTATCGCAAGGGCCATTCTTCATAACGCCCCTATCCTGCTGCTGGATGAACCAACAGAAGGGCTGGATAAGAAGACAGAACATCAGATTACTGAGCTGTTCGACCAGCACTTTGAAGACAAAACGGTTCTGTTTATCACTCACCGTCTGGTGAACCTGCATAAAATGGACAATATCTGCCTGATTGAAGAGGGCCGGATTATTGAGCAGGGTAACCACTTGGAGTTAATGGCGCAGCAAGGCCGTTACTTCCAGTTAAACCAGACACTATAA
- the cydD gene encoding cysteine/glutathione ABC transporter permease/ATP-binding protein CydD: MDKTKQRELNNWLKDQSKLAKRWLLISVGLGVLSSLLLLGQAALIASILHQLIIEHTDKSELIPYFIGLALTIAGRAACTWGREIAGFRCGEQIRIYIRQLILDKLRALGPAYIKGKPAGTWVTLLLEQVEDMQDFFARYLPQMSLSVLTPIIILVVVFPVNWAAGLIFLLTAPLIPMFMAFVGKRAAEANRKNFKALQRLSGHFYDRLQSMTTIKLFDRTTAEEEKLSAASEVFRTRTMDVLRVAFLSSAVLEFFTSISIALTAVYLGFSYIGELNFGHYGAGITLFSGLLILILAPEFYQPLRDLGTFYHAKAQAVGAAESIVEFLETEVKQSNTGTTSITEPQNIRIEANDLTVLSPDGKKLVGPVSFVMDSGKTTALVGPSGAGKTSLINAILGFLPYEGSLRINNTEVSECDLNQWREQISWVGQNPLLLHGSIKDNITLGNPEVSSEQIQTALDDAFASEFVEKHGLDYHVSDRSGGLSVGQAQRLALARGMLQKGNFWLLDEPTASLDARSEALVMQGIEKKIQEKTTLMVTHQLNQLKEVEQILVMQSGDIVESGSFEELQNSEGLFASMLNARNSQLAAEKGDLDA, translated from the coding sequence ATGGATAAAACAAAACAGCGCGAGTTAAACAATTGGCTGAAAGATCAAAGCAAGCTGGCTAAACGCTGGCTTCTGATCAGTGTCGGCCTTGGGGTGCTCTCAAGCCTGCTCTTGCTTGGTCAGGCAGCACTTATCGCTTCAATTCTTCATCAGCTCATCATTGAACATACTGATAAATCTGAGCTAATTCCGTATTTTATTGGTCTGGCACTGACCATTGCAGGCAGAGCAGCCTGTACCTGGGGCCGTGAAATTGCCGGATTCCGCTGCGGTGAGCAGATCAGAATCTATATCCGTCAGCTGATTCTGGACAAACTAAGAGCCTTAGGCCCTGCCTATATCAAAGGCAAACCCGCCGGAACCTGGGTCACCCTGCTTCTGGAACAAGTTGAGGATATGCAGGACTTTTTTGCCCGTTATCTGCCTCAGATGTCACTGTCGGTTCTGACACCGATTATTATTCTTGTGGTGGTATTTCCGGTTAACTGGGCTGCGGGGCTGATATTCCTGCTTACCGCACCGCTTATCCCAATGTTTATGGCCTTTGTCGGTAAACGTGCAGCAGAGGCAAACCGCAAGAACTTTAAAGCACTGCAACGACTGTCCGGACACTTTTATGACCGTCTTCAGTCCATGACAACCATCAAACTGTTTGACCGTACAACAGCTGAAGAAGAGAAACTGAGCGCCGCCTCTGAAGTGTTCAGAACCCGCACCATGGATGTGCTGCGCGTTGCATTCCTCTCTTCCGCCGTGCTGGAATTTTTCACCTCTATTTCCATTGCCCTGACTGCGGTTTATCTGGGCTTTAGCTATATCGGCGAGTTGAACTTCGGTCATTATGGTGCAGGTATTACCCTGTTCTCAGGTCTGCTGATTCTGATCCTTGCTCCGGAGTTTTATCAGCCACTAAGGGATCTGGGCACCTTCTACCATGCCAAAGCGCAGGCAGTAGGCGCTGCGGAAAGCATCGTCGAATTTTTAGAAACGGAAGTGAAACAGTCAAATACAGGAACCACTTCTATTACTGAGCCGCAAAACATTCGAATTGAAGCGAATGACCTGACCGTTCTTAGCCCTGATGGGAAAAAACTGGTCGGCCCGGTTTCTTTTGTAATGGATTCAGGAAAAACCACCGCTCTGGTTGGCCCGAGCGGCGCAGGTAAAACCAGCCTGATCAACGCTATTCTGGGCTTTCTGCCCTACGAAGGCAGCCTGCGGATAAACAATACCGAAGTGAGCGAGTGCGATCTCAACCAGTGGCGCGAGCAGATAAGCTGGGTGGGACAAAACCCATTGCTTTTACACGGTAGTATTAAAGATAACATCACTCTGGGTAATCCGGAGGTAAGCAGCGAACAGATTCAGACTGCTCTGGATGATGCCTTTGCCTCTGAATTCGTAGAAAAACATGGCCTTGATTATCATGTCAGCGACCGTTCCGGCGGTCTTTCCGTTGGTCAGGCACAGCGCCTTGCGCTAGCTAGGGGCATGCTGCAAAAGGGTAACTTCTGGCTGCTGGATGAGCCGACGGCAAGTCTGGATGCAAGAAGCGAAGCTCTGGTTATGCAGGGTATAGAGAAGAAAATTCAGGAAAAAACCACATTAATGGTGACCCACCAGCTTAACCAGCTAAAAGAGGTTGAGCAGATACTGGTGATGCAGTCGGGCGATATTGTTGAGTCCGGTTCATTTGAAGAACTACAAAATTCAGAAGGTCTGTTTGCTTCTATGCTGAATGCACGAAACAGCCAGCTTGCTGCAGAAAAAGGAGATTTAGATGCGTGA
- the trxB gene encoding thioredoxin-disulfide reductase, whose amino-acid sequence MSDIKHSKLLILGSGPAGYTAAVYAARANLNPVLITGMQQGGQLTTTTEVENWPGGAADMTGPGLMEEMKAHAERFDTEIIFDHINEVDLQNRPFHLKGDSGEYSCDALIISTGASAKYLGLESEEAFKGRGVSACATCDGFFYRNQKVAVIGGGNTAVEEALYLSNIASEVHVIHRREGFRAEKILMKRMMDKVENGNIILHTDRVLDEVLGDEMGVTGVRLKDTKSDATEELDVMGLFVAIGHHPNTEMFKGQLEMKNDYLLVQSGLEGNATQTSIEGVFAAGDVMDHHYHQAITSAGTGCMAALDAERYLDELALQD is encoded by the coding sequence ATGAGTGATATCAAACATAGTAAACTACTGATCTTAGGCTCAGGCCCTGCGGGATACACTGCAGCCGTTTATGCCGCCCGCGCTAACCTTAACCCTGTTCTGATAACAGGTATGCAGCAAGGCGGTCAGCTGACGACAACAACTGAAGTGGAAAACTGGCCAGGGGGTGCGGCGGATATGACCGGCCCGGGTCTGATGGAAGAGATGAAAGCACACGCTGAGCGCTTTGATACTGAGATCATCTTTGACCATATCAATGAAGTTGATCTGCAAAACCGCCCGTTCCACTTAAAAGGCGACAGCGGCGAATACAGCTGTGACGCTCTGATCATTTCCACCGGTGCTTCAGCAAAGTACCTTGGTCTGGAGTCGGAAGAAGCCTTTAAAGGCCGCGGCGTATCCGCTTGTGCAACCTGTGACGGTTTCTTCTACCGCAACCAGAAAGTCGCGGTCATCGGTGGCGGTAACACAGCGGTTGAAGAAGCACTTTATCTTTCCAATATCGCTTCAGAAGTACATGTTATTCACCGTCGTGAAGGCTTCCGCGCTGAAAAGATTCTGATGAAACGAATGATGGACAAAGTGGAAAACGGCAACATCATTTTGCATACCGACCGCGTACTGGATGAAGTTCTGGGCGATGAAATGGGTGTCACCGGCGTTCGCCTGAAAGACACCAAATCTGATGCCACTGAAGAGCTGGATGTTATGGGCCTGTTCGTAGCCATTGGCCACCACCCGAACACTGAAATGTTCAAAGGTCAGCTGGAGATGAAAAACGACTACCTGCTTGTTCAGTCCGGCCTGGAAGGCAATGCGACACAAACCAGCATTGAAGGCGTGTTTGCAGCGGGTGATGTTATGGATCATCACTACCATCAGGCAATTACGTCTGCCGGTACAGGCTGTATGGCAGCACTGGATGCCGAGCGTTATCTGGACGAGCTGGCACTGCAGGACTAA